Proteins encoded within one genomic window of Vidua macroura isolate BioBank_ID:100142 chromosome 2, ASM2450914v1, whole genome shotgun sequence:
- the ZFX gene encoding zinc finger X-chromosomal protein, translating to MDEDGLELQPHEPNAFFDPTGADAAHMDGDQIVVEVQETVFVSDVVDSDITVHNFVPDDPDSVVIQDVIEDVVIEDVQCPDIMDEPDVSETVIIPEQVLDTDVAEEVSLAHCTVPDDVLASDITAETMSIPEHVLTTESMHVPEVGHVEHVVHDNVEEADIVTDTLGTDVVSEEVLVADCASEAVIDANGIPVEHQDEKGNCDDYLMISLDDAGKIEHEGSAEITMEAESESGSCKVDGICPEVIKVYIFKADPGEDDLGGTVDIVESEPENDHAVGLLDQNSSIRIPREKMVYMTVNDSQHEDEDLNVAEIADEVYMEVIVGEEDAAAAHEQQIDDTEIKTFMPIAWAAAYGNNNDGIESRNGTASALLHIDESSGLGRLAKQKPKKKRRPESRQYQTAIIIGPDGHPLTVYPCMICGKKFKSRGFLKRHMKNHPEHLLTKKKYRCTDCDYTTNKKISLHNHLESHKLTNKTEKLIECDECGKTFSHAGTLFTHKMVHRDKGVNKMHKCKFCDYETAEQGLLSHHLLAVHSKNFPHICVECGKGFRHPSELKKHMRIHTGEKPYQCQYCEYRSADSSNLKTHVKTKHSKETPLKCDICFQTFSDTKELQQHTLMHQESKTHQCLHCDHKSSNSSDLKRHIISVHTKDYPHKCDMCDKGFHRPSELKKHVAAHKGKKLHQCRHCDFKIADPFILSRHILSVHTKDLPFRCKRCRKGFRQQNELKKHMKTHSGRKVYQCEYCEYSTTDASGFKRHVISIHTKDYPHRCEYCKKGFRRPSEKNQHIMRHHKDVGLP from the exons ATGGATGAAGATGGGCTTGAATTGCAGCCACATGAGCCAAATGCATTTTTTGATCCAACAG GAGCTGATGCAGCACATATGGATGGAGATCAGATTGTTGTGGAAGTACAGGAAACAGTATTTGTTTCAGATGTGGTTGACTCAGATATAACTGTGCATAATTTTGTTCCTGATGATCCAGACTCCGTAGTAATCCAGGATGTCATTGAGGATGTTGTTATTGAGGATGTTCAGTGCCCAGATATCATGGACGAGCCAGACGTGTCTGAAACAGTCATTATTCCTGAACAAGTGCTGGACACAGACGTAGCCGAAGAGGTTTCTTTGGCTCATTGCACTGTCCCGGATGATGTTTTAGCTTCTGACATAACAGCAGAGACAATGTCTATACCAGAACATGTGCTGACAACTGAGTCAATGCATGTACCTGAAGTTGGACACGTAGAACATGTAGTTCATGATAACGTTGAAGAAGCAGATATTGTCACTGATACTCTGGGAACAGATGTTGTTTCTGAGGAAGTCTTGGTGGCAGACTGTGCATCAGAGGCAGTGATTGATGCCAATGGAATCCCTGTGGAACATCAAGAtgagaagggcaactgtgatgATTACCTTATGATTTCCT TGGATGATGCTGGTAAGATAGAACACGAAGGTTCTGCTGAAATTACCATGGAAGCAGAGTCAGAAAGTGGCTCTTGTAAAGTGGATGGCATTTGTCCAGAAGTCATCAAGGTCTATATATTCAAAGCAGATCCTGGAGAAGATGATTTAG GGGGCACAGTAGACATTGTGGAGAGCGAGCCAGAGAATGACCACGCAGTTGGATTGCTCGATCAAAATAGCAGTATTCGTATTCCAAGGGAGAAAATGGTTTACATGACTGTAAATGATTCTCAGCATGAAGACGAAGACTTAA ATGTTGCAGAAATAGCTGATGAGGTTTATATGGAGGTGATTGTAGGAGAGGAGGATGCCGCAGCTGCCCATGAACAGCAAATTGATGACACCGAAATTAAAACTTTCATGCCCATAGCTTGGGCAGCAGCTTATG GTAATAATAACGATGGCATTGAAAGTCGGAATGGCACTGCAAGTGCTCTTTTGCACATAGATGAGTCATCTGGACTTGGGAGACTGGCCAAGCAAAAACCAAAGAAGAAGAGGAGACCTGAGTCCAGACAGTATCAGACAG caATAATTATTGGCCCCGACGGTCATCCGTTGACAGTCTATCCCTGCATGATTTgtggaaagaaatttaaatcCAGAGGTTTCTTGAAAAGGCACATGAAAAACCACCCGGAGCACCTTCTTACTAAGAAGAAATACAGATGCACAGACTGTGATTACACTAcgaataaaaaaataagtttacaTAACCACTTGGAGAGTCATAAGCTGaccaacaaaacagaaaagcttaTTGAATGCGACGAGTGTGGGAAAACCTTCTCTCATGCAGGAACTTTATTTACTCACAAGATGGTGCACAGGGACAAAGGAGTTAATAAAATGCACAAGTGCAAATTCTGCGATTATGAGACAGCAGAACAAGGGTTACTGAGTCACCACCTTTTGGCTGTCCACAGCAAGAACTTTCCTCACATTTGCGTGGAGTGTGGCAAAGGGTTTCGCCACCCATCGGAGCTCAAGAAGCACATGCGGATCCACACTGGCGAGAAGCCCTACCAGTGCCAATATTGTGAATACCGATCTGCCGACTCTTCCAACTTGAAAACCCACGTAAAGACTAAACACAGTAAGGAAACGCCGCTGAAGTGCGATATTTGTTTCCAGACTTTTTCAGATACCAAAGAGCTACAGCAGCATACGCTTATGCATCAAGAAAGTAAAACACATCAGTGTTTGCATTGTGACCATAAGAGCTCAAACTCGAGTGATCTGAAACGACACATTATTTCAGTCCACACAAAAGACTATCCTCATAAGTGTGATATGTGTGATAAAGGCTTTCACAGGCCTTCGGAACTGAAAAAACACGTGGCGGCTCACAAAGGTAAAAAATTGCACCAGTGCAGACATTGTGACTTTAAAATTGCAGATCCGTTCATTCTGAGTCGCCACATACTCTCAGTTCACACAAAGGATCTTCCATTCAGGTGCAAGAGATGTAGAAAGGGCTTTAGGCAACAAAACGAGCtgaaaaaacacatgaaaacacACAGTGGCAGGAAAGTTTATCAGTGTGAGTACTGTGAGTATAGCACTACAGATGCCTCAGGCTTCAAACGGCACGTGATTTCCATTCACACAAAAGACTACCCTCACCGGTGTGAGTATTGCAAGAAAGGTTTCCGAAGGCCTTCAGAGAAGAACCAGCACATTATGCGACATCATAAAGATGTTGGGCTGCCTTAA